Proteins from one Hemibagrus wyckioides isolate EC202008001 linkage group LG16, SWU_Hwy_1.0, whole genome shotgun sequence genomic window:
- the rab36 gene encoding ras-related protein Rab-36 isoform X1, whose translation MSSLRHVTSPHALLSGKTSHVISQADLLPWRFGLTDARLGSDRASRLRFCMKINQIKTAIKATKTRVSSLWLLRDGRMQFAPPVSKNRIISTFPRCYNPQACLQMKEDWSLKAKQTFKDRGSRQQSLDRLKMSKAVVVGDLNVGKTCLINRFCKDAFDRDYKATIGVDFEIERFEICGLPFSLQIWDTAGQEKFKCIAAAYYRGAQVIVTVFDMTDIKTLENTKQWLTEALNENEPDACFIFLVGTKRDLLSPEECQRTERDAVRIASEMNAEFWSVSSKTGENVQQFFFRVAALAFEDSVLKDTELGYNAAQIGDGDVLKVDKSPASAEVKEEKKSCC comes from the exons ATGTCCTCACTCCGTCACGTGACTTCTCCTCACGCTCTCTTATCAGGGAAGACGAGTCACGTGATTTCTCAGGCAGACCTGTTACCATGGAGATTCGGTTTGACTGATGCACGGCTCGGATCCGACAGAGCATCGAGACTGCGTTTCTGCATGAAAATTAaccaaataaaaacagcaattaAAGCAACAAAG ACGAGAGTTTCCTCACTCTGGCTGCTGCGAGACGGCAGAATGCAGTTCGCTCCTCCGGTCAGCAAGAACAGGATCATCTCCACGTTTCCCAGG tgttatAATCCACAAGCATGTCTACAGATGAAGGAAGACTGGAGCTTGAAAGCTAAACAGACTTTTAAAGACCGAGGCAGCAGACAGCAGAG TCTGGACCGATTGAAGATGTCGAAAGCCGTCGTCGTTGGAGACCTGAACGTAGGGAAGACCTGCTTGATTAACAG GTTCTGTAAAGACGCTTTCGATCGTGACTACAAGGCCACCATCGGGGTCGACTTCGAAATCGAGCGGTTCGAAATCTGCGGGCTTCCCTTCTCCCTCCAGAT CTGGGACACTGCCGGTCAGGAGAAGTTTAAATGCATTGCCGCAGCGTATTACAGAGGAGCTCAGG TGATCGTCACCGTGTTCGACATGACAGACATTAAAACACTGGAAAACACCAA ACAGTGGCTGACGGAGGCTCTGAACGAAAACGAACCAGACGCCTGCTTTATTTTCTTGGTCGGAACCAAAAGAGATCTGCTG tCTCCAGAGGAATgccagaggacagagagagacgcaGTAAGGATTGCGTCGGAGATGAACGCAGAGTTCTGGTCCGTCTCTTCCAAAACGG gagaAAACGTGCAGCAGTTCTTCTTCCGTGTGGCTGCTCTGGCGTTTGAAGACTCTGTCCTGAAGGACACGGAGCTGGGCTACAACGCGGCACAGATCGGAGACGGAGACGTTCTCA AAGTGGATAAAAGCCCAGCATCTgctgaggtgaaggaggagaaaaagagctgctgctga
- the rab36 gene encoding ras-related protein Rab-36 isoform X2, with protein MQFAPPVSKNRIISTFPRCYNPQACLQMKEDWSLKAKQTFKDRGSRQQSLDRLKMSKAVVVGDLNVGKTCLINRFCKDAFDRDYKATIGVDFEIERFEICGLPFSLQIWDTAGQEKFKCIAAAYYRGAQVIVTVFDMTDIKTLENTKQWLTEALNENEPDACFIFLVGTKRDLLSPEECQRTERDAVRIASEMNAEFWSVSSKTGENVQQFFFRVAALAFEDSVLKDTELGYNAAQIGDGDVLKVDKSPASAEVKEEKKSCC; from the exons ATGCAGTTCGCTCCTCCGGTCAGCAAGAACAGGATCATCTCCACGTTTCCCAGG tgttatAATCCACAAGCATGTCTACAGATGAAGGAAGACTGGAGCTTGAAAGCTAAACAGACTTTTAAAGACCGAGGCAGCAGACAGCAGAG TCTGGACCGATTGAAGATGTCGAAAGCCGTCGTCGTTGGAGACCTGAACGTAGGGAAGACCTGCTTGATTAACAG GTTCTGTAAAGACGCTTTCGATCGTGACTACAAGGCCACCATCGGGGTCGACTTCGAAATCGAGCGGTTCGAAATCTGCGGGCTTCCCTTCTCCCTCCAGAT CTGGGACACTGCCGGTCAGGAGAAGTTTAAATGCATTGCCGCAGCGTATTACAGAGGAGCTCAGG TGATCGTCACCGTGTTCGACATGACAGACATTAAAACACTGGAAAACACCAA ACAGTGGCTGACGGAGGCTCTGAACGAAAACGAACCAGACGCCTGCTTTATTTTCTTGGTCGGAACCAAAAGAGATCTGCTG tCTCCAGAGGAATgccagaggacagagagagacgcaGTAAGGATTGCGTCGGAGATGAACGCAGAGTTCTGGTCCGTCTCTTCCAAAACGG gagaAAACGTGCAGCAGTTCTTCTTCCGTGTGGCTGCTCTGGCGTTTGAAGACTCTGTCCTGAAGGACACGGAGCTGGGCTACAACGCGGCACAGATCGGAGACGGAGACGTTCTCA AAGTGGATAAAAGCCCAGCATCTgctgaggtgaaggaggagaaaaagagctgctgctga